One genomic segment of Rubripirellula tenax includes these proteins:
- the nagB gene encoding glucosamine-6-phosphate deaminase: protein MTSSPRLTVVPSAGDVADQVARRIAAAITSNPKLVLGLATGSSPVATYQRLIQLHRDEALDFSQLTTFNLDEYIGLASDHPQSFRHFMQQQLFDHVNIDLANTHVPDGQCLDIEKHVAEYESAIATAGGIAIQLLGIGSNGHIAFNEPGSAADSRTRQVSLTGQTIRANSRFFDSVDDVPRTAITMGIGTIMEADQIILIATGDVKADAIGDAMLGPVSPDCPASLLRMHNDVTFFVDESASPKRDA, encoded by the coding sequence ATGACGTCTTCCCCTCGATTGACCGTTGTCCCCTCAGCCGGCGATGTCGCTGACCAAGTTGCACGCCGCATTGCCGCGGCCATCACATCGAACCCCAAATTGGTTTTGGGGTTGGCGACGGGAAGCAGTCCCGTTGCAACCTACCAACGTTTGATTCAACTGCATCGCGATGAAGCATTGGACTTCTCGCAACTGACGACGTTCAACTTGGACGAATACATCGGTTTGGCATCGGACCATCCACAGAGTTTTCGCCACTTCATGCAACAGCAATTGTTCGATCACGTGAACATTGATCTGGCCAACACTCACGTACCCGATGGTCAATGCCTAGACATCGAAAAGCATGTTGCCGAATACGAATCGGCGATTGCGACTGCCGGAGGCATTGCAATTCAATTGTTGGGGATTGGGTCGAACGGGCATATCGCGTTCAACGAACCCGGGTCAGCCGCCGATTCTCGCACGCGTCAAGTTTCGCTAACTGGACAAACGATCCGAGCCAACTCGCGTTTCTTCGATTCGGTCGACGACGTTCCAAGAACGGCCATCACGATGGGAATCGGCACAATCATGGAAGCCGATCAAATCATCTTGATCGCGACGGGTGACGTGAAAGCGGACGCCATCGGGGACGCGATGCTTGGTCCGGTATCGCCCGATTGTCCGGCATCACTGCTGAGGATGCACAACGATGTGACGTTCTTTGTCGATGAATCGGCCTCGCCCAAGCGAGACGCTTGA
- a CDS encoding fructosamine kinase family protein — protein sequence MESSIRKLIPNVVAVTNVSTVGGGCISDAARVVLKYSDGTAETVFVKSNDRSFAENFECERDGLSRLRAADAIEVPEVIAGGVVDGRAWLVMRWIESGHRGSSFFADFGCCLAALHRTTLRQTTLHQTTLGTAIGLDRDNYLGSARQPNASRSTWSEFVADQRIGFQLRWAVDQGLADSSLQRDIETIVGRMDELLAGRDDETSLLHGDLWSGNYLCDADGQPVIVDPAVYRGCREAEFGMLRLFGSCPAEFYEAYDDAFPLPAGWQRRTGVYVLYHLMNHLNMFGVGYLDQCRSTVSNLLS from the coding sequence ATGGAATCATCGATCCGAAAACTCATTCCGAACGTCGTCGCTGTCACGAACGTGTCCACGGTGGGCGGCGGCTGTATCAGTGACGCCGCTCGCGTCGTGCTGAAGTATTCGGACGGAACTGCCGAAACTGTGTTCGTCAAATCGAACGACCGATCCTTCGCCGAAAATTTCGAATGTGAACGTGACGGACTATCTCGGTTGCGCGCGGCCGACGCGATCGAAGTGCCCGAAGTCATCGCCGGCGGCGTTGTAGACGGGCGAGCTTGGTTGGTGATGCGATGGATTGAATCGGGCCACCGCGGATCGAGCTTTTTTGCAGATTTCGGATGCTGCCTCGCGGCGCTGCATCGAACAACGCTGCGTCAAACAACACTGCACCAAACAACGCTGGGCACTGCCATCGGACTCGACCGGGACAACTATCTCGGTTCCGCTCGCCAACCGAACGCGTCTCGATCGACTTGGTCCGAGTTCGTCGCCGACCAGAGGATCGGGTTCCAGCTCCGATGGGCCGTCGATCAGGGGCTGGCTGATTCGAGTCTTCAACGCGACATCGAAACCATCGTCGGTCGGATGGACGAGTTGCTTGCCGGGCGAGACGACGAGACGTCGTTGCTGCACGGCGACCTGTGGAGCGGCAACTACTTGTGCGACGCCGACGGGCAGCCGGTGATCGTCGATCCGGCGGTTTACCGGGGCTGTCGCGAGGCCGAATTCGGGATGCTGAGGCTTTTCGGGTCTTGCCCCGCAGAATTTTATGAGGCTTACGACGATGCGTTCCCGTTGCCCGCCGGTTGGCAACGGCGAACGGGCGTCTATGTTCTTTATCATCTGATGAACCATTTGAACATGTTCGGCGTCGGTTACTTGGACCAGTGCCGATCGACCGTGTCGAACCTGCTTTCGTAA
- the hisF gene encoding imidazole glycerol phosphate synthase subunit HisF → MLAARVIPCLDVFEGRVVKGTNFVNLRDAGDPVEVARRYEAEGADELVFLDITASHEERAIILDVVRRTAEQVFMPLTVGGGVRTVDDVRALLSAGCDKVSINSAACTDPDFVRRAADRFGSQCIVVNIDPKRIVKDGKEVWEVHINGGRKPTGLMAVEWAQEIERLGAGEIVLTCMDADGTRDGYDIEITSAVSQAVSIPVVASGGAGSPQHLVDAIRDGNADAALAASIFHFGQFTIAETKQAMREAGIAVRL, encoded by the coding sequence ATGCTTGCTGCCCGCGTGATTCCCTGTTTGGACGTGTTCGAAGGCCGTGTCGTCAAGGGAACCAACTTTGTGAACCTTCGTGACGCCGGCGACCCGGTCGAAGTGGCGCGGCGATACGAAGCCGAGGGTGCCGACGAATTGGTGTTCCTAGACATCACGGCCAGCCACGAAGAGCGGGCGATCATTTTGGATGTCGTCCGGCGTACGGCCGAACAGGTGTTCATGCCGTTGACCGTCGGCGGCGGCGTTCGGACGGTCGACGACGTGCGAGCTCTTTTGTCGGCCGGGTGCGACAAGGTATCGATCAATTCAGCGGCCTGTACCGATCCCGACTTCGTCCGCCGCGCCGCCGATCGCTTTGGCAGCCAGTGCATCGTCGTCAACATCGACCCCAAGCGGATCGTCAAAGACGGCAAAGAAGTCTGGGAAGTCCACATCAACGGCGGCCGAAAACCGACGGGGCTGATGGCGGTCGAGTGGGCGCAAGAGATCGAACGGCTGGGCGCCGGCGAGATCGTGTTGACCTGCATGGACGCCGATGGGACTCGCGACGGCTACGACATCGAGATCACTTCGGCGGTCAGCCAAGCCGTTTCGATCCCCGTCGTGGCCAGCGGTGGGGCCGGTTCGCCCCAGCATTTGGTGGATGCGATTCGCGATGGCAATGCCGACGCGGCGTTGGCCGCCAGTATCTTTCACTTCGGCCAATTCACGATCGCAGAGACCAAACAAGCGATGCGAGAAGCCGGGATCGCCGTGCGTCTGTAG
- a CDS encoding HD domain-containing protein: MSDRVRRVLDTSPIRRLASITQLGMVSLVYPGATHSRFEHTLGVYGNAVGVLARFAGDAGFESMVDDRLADAFVLAALLHDVGHWPFCHPIEDMRIAELGEHETRIGGWIERSELANCIRDDWACDAADVLSLLCPGSVRPSDHTSGHRFLASCLSGPIDVDKLDYLQRDSLHAGVPYGRNFDAGRLIASLCIHPQTGALAVGDKGRTAAEMMVFSRYIMFSEVYWHHTVRAATAMLQRCVFLLQHRLDLESTLGMKEAEWIANLRRSAEGSVAEPLAEGLFGSRRRLYKRAAEFNAVDGDQVHGRLARKPYWWLVALAERLAGSLSSKSGVVVHAVDVLVDAPPVKLEVDINMDVIGRDGTTRTLGDVSPVASALASQQFDNHVKRVRVFLRDDVRDEVLNKISAGELTFLIMEAIDALESELA, from the coding sequence ATGTCCGATCGCGTTCGGCGCGTGCTGGATACTTCACCGATCCGTCGCCTGGCATCGATCACCCAGTTAGGGATGGTCAGTCTTGTTTACCCCGGCGCGACGCACTCGCGATTCGAGCACACCCTTGGGGTCTACGGCAACGCCGTCGGCGTGCTGGCAAGATTCGCTGGCGATGCCGGGTTCGAATCGATGGTCGATGACCGATTGGCCGACGCGTTCGTTTTGGCGGCGTTGTTGCACGACGTCGGCCACTGGCCGTTTTGCCACCCGATCGAAGACATGCGAATCGCGGAACTCGGTGAACACGAAACCCGCATCGGCGGATGGATCGAACGATCCGAACTTGCAAACTGCATCCGTGACGATTGGGCATGTGACGCCGCCGACGTGCTTTCGCTTCTTTGCCCGGGGTCGGTGCGACCAAGCGATCACACGTCGGGGCACCGGTTTTTGGCATCTTGCTTGAGCGGCCCGATCGATGTCGACAAACTGGACTATCTGCAACGCGACAGCCTGCATGCCGGCGTTCCCTATGGCCGAAACTTTGACGCCGGTCGATTGATCGCATCGCTTTGCATTCACCCGCAAACGGGCGCGTTGGCGGTTGGCGACAAAGGTCGAACGGCCGCTGAGATGATGGTGTTCTCTCGCTACATCATGTTCAGCGAAGTCTATTGGCATCACACCGTCCGCGCCGCGACGGCGATGCTACAGCGGTGCGTATTCCTGTTGCAGCATCGGCTCGATCTGGAATCGACGCTGGGGATGAAGGAAGCCGAGTGGATCGCCAACCTACGCCGATCGGCCGAAGGCAGCGTCGCCGAACCGCTTGCCGAAGGACTGTTCGGTTCCCGTCGACGTCTTTACAAACGGGCTGCCGAATTCAATGCCGTTGATGGCGACCAAGTTCACGGACGATTGGCTCGTAAACCCTATTGGTGGCTGGTCGCCTTGGCGGAGCGATTGGCGGGGAGTCTATCCAGCAAGAGCGGAGTTGTTGTCCACGCGGTCGACGTTCTTGTCGATGCGCCGCCCGTAAAACTAGAAGTCGATATCAACATGGACGTCATCGGACGTGACGGCACAACAAGAACATTGGGTGACGTTTCGCCGGTGGCTTCGGCGCTGGCGAGTCAGCAATTCGACAATCACGTCAAACGCGTAAGAGTGTTTCTAAGAGATGACGTCCGCGACGAAGTCCTGAACAAGATCAGCGCCGGCGAATTGACCTTTTTGATCATGGAAGCGATCGACGCATTGGAGTCCGAACTGGCATGA
- a CDS encoding tRNA (cytidine(34)-2'-O)-methyltransferase, with protein MPTAHVVLYQPEIPQNTGNIGRTCVAVDAKLWIVRPAAFQIDDTKLRRAGLDYWQHLELGDAANWDDLVSQLAPRRFFFLSRFAKRTIWDAEFQPDDVFVFGRETSGLPDTILDPDDPRSLSLPTSSHVRSLNLATTAGIVLYEHQRQIRQQQAERS; from the coding sequence ATGCCCACCGCTCACGTCGTCTTGTACCAGCCCGAAATCCCGCAAAACACCGGCAACATTGGGCGCACTTGCGTCGCCGTGGACGCAAAGCTGTGGATTGTCCGACCGGCCGCGTTCCAGATCGACGACACGAAACTGCGTCGTGCGGGATTGGACTACTGGCAACATCTCGAACTCGGCGACGCCGCAAACTGGGACGACTTGGTCAGCCAACTGGCTCCGCGAAGGTTCTTTTTTCTTTCGCGATTCGCCAAGCGGACGATTTGGGACGCCGAATTTCAACCCGACGACGTGTTCGTATTCGGTCGCGAAACGTCGGGGCTGCCGGACACGATCCTCGACCCGGATGACCCCCGGTCGCTGTCACTGCCGACGTCGTCGCACGTTCGCAGCTTGAATTTGGCGACGACGGCGGGCATCGTGCTGTATGAACATCAACGCCAAATTCGCCAACAACAAGCCGAGCGATCATGA